The following proteins come from a genomic window of Amaranthus tricolor cultivar Red isolate AtriRed21 chromosome 14, ASM2621246v1, whole genome shotgun sequence:
- the LOC130800188 gene encoding F-box/kelch-repeat protein SKIP30-like: MSVLIEGLPDAVALRCLAHVPFYLHPKLELVSHTWRAAVRGHELYKAREEVGSSEEFLCVCAFEPDNLWQLYDPLDDIWITLPVLPSQIRHLAHFGTVSTAGKLFVLGGGSEAVDPLTGDQDGSFATNEVWSYDPVLRKWAQCAPMPVARAMFACCVLDGKIIVAGGFTSCRKSIAQAEMYDPNKDVWVSVPDLPYTHNSACTGVVIGGKMHVVHKGFSMVQVLEKPSDGWLVEDHSWLQGPMAVVKGFLYIMSHGLIYKQESGKRKVVVSASEVKKRIGSAMIGLGEEIYVVGGVIGPDRCNRDIKPMSDVDVLTVGRERPIWRRVTPMPWCRGTILGCTLMNI, from the coding sequence ATGTCTGTATTGATTGAAGGTCTTCCAGATGCTGTTGCCTTAAGGTGCCTCGCTCATGTTCCATTTTATCTTCATCCCAAGTTAGAGCTTGTAAGTCATACTTGGAGAGCAGCCGTTCGGGGCCATGAGCTTTATAAGGCGAGGGAAGAGGTTGGTTCATCGGAGGAATTCCTGTGTGTTTGTGCTTTTGAGCCAGATAACTTATGGCAGCTGTACGATCCCCTTGATGACATCTGGATCACCCTTCCTGTGCTTCCTTCACAAATTAGGCATCTTGCTCACTTTGGCACTGTCTCCACAGCCGGGAAACTATTTGTTCTTGGTGGTGGGAGCGAAGCGGTTGATCCCTTGACTGGTGATCAAGATGGAAGCTTCGCGACCAATGAGGTATGGTCATACGATCCTGTATTGAGAAAGTGGGCCCAGTGTGCGCCCATGCCAGTTGCTCGTGCTATGTTTGCATGCTGTGTCTTAGACGGAAAGATTATTGTTGCTGGTGGTTTCACAAGCTGCAGGAAATCAATTGCTCAGGCTGAAATGTATGATCCCAATAAAGATGTGTGGGTGTCAGTTCCCGACCTTCCTTACACTCATAACTCAGCATGCACGGGAGTAGTGATTGGAGGCAAAATGCATGTGGTGCACAAGGGGTTTTCGATGGTGCAAGTCCTTGAGAAGCCTTCTGATGGTTGGTTGGTAGAAGACCATAGTTGGCTTCAGGGTCCGATGGCGGTAGTAAAAGGTTTTCTTTACATAATGAGCCATGGCCTTATTTACAAGCAGGAAAGCGGTAAAAGAAAGGTCGTCGTTTCAGCATCAGAGGTTAAGAAAAGAATAGGTTCCGCAATGATTGGATTAGGGGAAGAGATATATGTAGTCGGAGGCGTGATTGGTCCTGATCGATGCAACCGGGATATCAAGCCAATGTCTGATGTTGACGTTTTGACAGTAGGGAGAGAGAGACCAATCTGGCGTCGAGTCACTCCTATGCCTTGGTGCCGTGGAACCATACTGGGATGTACACTAATGAATATTTAG